A single Capricornis sumatraensis isolate serow.1 chromosome 20, serow.2, whole genome shotgun sequence DNA region contains:
- the LOC138096353 gene encoding Friend virus susceptibility protein 1-like isoform X1: MGIVIAAPHQPPLPHPHAFPSAGSSSRSQQLLQPSRSGGRAPPALSLAPAPGTATATAMAGRGDRYYTYTELLAIARRFRQNPNELMISWILRVYDQGGQALSLNSGELALLGDLTGDAVFNYHCKTLRGDCKTLLAWLLLAWRRRWESFLHFEATELPFRPWTTMEEGIQLVRELGMLDWIYREPLLPEPAGLAPEDLTFTQGLQRRLLTAAPSELRLSLVSLLVKGMTVLEAVMEIQTIADVGLLWRQSQPSRAKLMLGPNPTRKDLMGWLLSHGVPKERVDKQPTKVLLELYIKEAKRSRGHAPYGLGEEQPPPPPYSDQACGEEPLVRHD; encoded by the exons ATGGGGATCGTGATTGCTGcaccccaccagcctcctcttccccacccccacgcctTCCCGTCTGCAGGCAGTTCCTCCAGGAGTCAGCAGTTGCTTCAGCCCTCCCG CTCCGGCGGCCGCGCCCCTCCGGCCTTATCGCTGGCCCCCGCACCTGGAACGGCCACGGCCACGGCCATGGCGGGGAGGGGCGACCGCTACTACACGTACACCGAGCTCCTGGCCATCGCGCGGCGCTTCCGGCAGAACCCCAACGAGCTCATGATCAGCTGGATCCTGCGGGTGTATGACCAGGGCGGCCAGGCCCTGTCGCTGAATTCCGGGGAGCTGGCCCTGCTGGGCGACCTGACCGGCGATGCCGTCTTCAACTACCACTGCAAGACCCTGCGGGGTGACTGCAAGACGCTGCTGGCCTGGCTGCTGCTGGCCTGGCGCCGGCGCTGGGAGTCCTTCCTGCACTTCGAGGCCACCGAGCTGCCCTTCCGGCCCTGGAccaccatggaggagggcatccaGCTGGTACGTGAGCTGGGCATGCTCGACTGGATCTACCGTGAGCCGCTGCTCCCTGAGCCTGCCGGGCTAGCGCCGGAGGACCTGACCTTCACGCAGGGCCTGCAGCGGCGCCTGCTGACAGCCGCGCCCTCCGAGCTGCGACTCTCGCTGGTCAGCCTGCTGGTCAAGGGCATGACGGTGCTGGAGGCGGTGATGGAGATCCAGACCATCGCCGACGTGGGCTTGCTCTGGCGCCAGAGCCAGCCGAGCCGCGCCAAGCTCATGCTGGGGCCGAACCCCACGCGCAAGGACCTCATGGGCTGGCTGCTGAGCCACGGCGTGCCCAAGGAGCGCGTGGACAAGCAGCCCACCAAGGTCCTCCTGGAGCTGTACATCAAGGAGGCCAAGCGTAGCCGCGGCCACGCCCCCTACGGGCTGGGGGAGGAGCAGCCCCCGCCTCCCCCGTACTCCGACCAGGCGTGCGGGGAGGAGCCACTGGTGCGCCACGACTAG
- the LOC138096353 gene encoding Friend virus susceptibility protein 1-like isoform X2: MAGRGDRYYTYTELLAIARRFRQNPNELMISWILRVYDQGGQALSLNSGELALLGDLTGDAVFNYHCKTLRGDCKTLLAWLLLAWRRRWESFLHFEATELPFRPWTTMEEGIQLVRELGMLDWIYREPLLPEPAGLAPEDLTFTQGLQRRLLTAAPSELRLSLVSLLVKGMTVLEAVMEIQTIADVGLLWRQSQPSRAKLMLGPNPTRKDLMGWLLSHGVPKERVDKQPTKVLLELYIKEAKRSRGHAPYGLGEEQPPPPPYSDQACGEEPLVRHD, translated from the coding sequence ATGGCGGGGAGGGGCGACCGCTACTACACGTACACCGAGCTCCTGGCCATCGCGCGGCGCTTCCGGCAGAACCCCAACGAGCTCATGATCAGCTGGATCCTGCGGGTGTATGACCAGGGCGGCCAGGCCCTGTCGCTGAATTCCGGGGAGCTGGCCCTGCTGGGCGACCTGACCGGCGATGCCGTCTTCAACTACCACTGCAAGACCCTGCGGGGTGACTGCAAGACGCTGCTGGCCTGGCTGCTGCTGGCCTGGCGCCGGCGCTGGGAGTCCTTCCTGCACTTCGAGGCCACCGAGCTGCCCTTCCGGCCCTGGAccaccatggaggagggcatccaGCTGGTACGTGAGCTGGGCATGCTCGACTGGATCTACCGTGAGCCGCTGCTCCCTGAGCCTGCCGGGCTAGCGCCGGAGGACCTGACCTTCACGCAGGGCCTGCAGCGGCGCCTGCTGACAGCCGCGCCCTCCGAGCTGCGACTCTCGCTGGTCAGCCTGCTGGTCAAGGGCATGACGGTGCTGGAGGCGGTGATGGAGATCCAGACCATCGCCGACGTGGGCTTGCTCTGGCGCCAGAGCCAGCCGAGCCGCGCCAAGCTCATGCTGGGGCCGAACCCCACGCGCAAGGACCTCATGGGCTGGCTGCTGAGCCACGGCGTGCCCAAGGAGCGCGTGGACAAGCAGCCCACCAAGGTCCTCCTGGAGCTGTACATCAAGGAGGCCAAGCGTAGCCGCGGCCACGCCCCCTACGGGCTGGGGGAGGAGCAGCCCCCGCCTCCCCCGTACTCCGACCAGGCGTGCGGGGAGGAGCCACTGGTGCGCCACGACTAG